The following are encoded together in the Phragmites australis chromosome 19, lpPhrAust1.1, whole genome shotgun sequence genome:
- the LOC133900912 gene encoding DEAD-box ATP-dependent RNA helicase 40-like isoform X1, whose product MAALEAAAADSSGPRFAPDDPTLPAPWKGLIDGTTLYYWNPETNVTQYEKPAAAAAAPPLPVGPPPTTPTQVLESAPGDFSQPSMQFGQTAHQERPGQTGYPQVGQLGQQQPPFQHIVQHQSSFQQSQQVPYQQQQVPQQPPQYPNTHSRQMPYQHVPYMQPQQQQQGPPYSYQANLHPQMPQTAYNQVQQPQMPQAAYNQGQQPPMPQPSYNQGQQPPMPQPSYNQGQKPAIPQSAYNQGQQPQMQHGAYNQGQQPPGIRTPQSQVQHPQQSPSFHQPAQASQLPQVSQSQGLQMPPQQGQLQHGLQFTPQHGKQPHYGHAGAQLSQVSHGQQGSLLKDGDAGQEGKQTGFSLPLDQQHSQGPLSNQQLPSSHQHPAAPTQLNIPGVGGPSYPAKHLLGGSTPAESNNMSFMSSPAQMHQGGVDTNYRQQLVSSHAVPNHIGPSPVRPPVGFEMGNSEGQFERDEVHSYGRFDGTNTLQQQPKLAVLPPPQNPLDMRNGPPYPQPDNFGGGYNMAPPHLVPNLHNHGPFPSEASMRPPSRMFAPQDFPSISSADAYRQHHEVTAMGENVPAPFMTFEATGFPPEILQEIRAAGFLNPTPIQAQTWPVALQNRDIVAIAKTGSGKTLGYLIPAFIHLRRCQNNPILGPTVLVLAPTRELASQIQDEALKFGRSSRVSCTCLYGGASKGPQLRELERGADIVVATPGRLNDILEMKKISLHQVSLLVLDEADRMLDMGFEPQIRKIVDELPPSRQTLMYTATWPKEVTKIAGDLLRDPIQVNIGSIDELVANKSITQYVEVVLPLDKQRRLEQILRNQERGSKVIIFCSTKKMCDQLARGIGRSFGAASIHGDKSQAERDHVLNQFRTGRAPILVATDVAARGLDIKDIRVVINYDFPTGIEDYVHRIGRTGRAGATGVSYTFFSEQDWKYAGDLVKVLEGANQQVPPQLLDMAARGAPGGPRNQASGMSRWDGAGGGRFEPGAGGPVNYGGIREGPGRFGGRESTGGFGGRDGPDGFGGREGPGGFGGRKGPGGFGGREGPGSSGFGGRGARGSGGFGGRGGASPGGFGGRGGRGDSPGFGGRGRGDFSGSGGRGRGDSPGFGGRGRGDFSGGRGGRGRGFGGRGRSDRGPHDRYVSDGRGRFDGRRGFGDKGRDRSYSRSPDRGRSRGYDRRSDSRSLSRSRSCSRSWSRSRSRSSSRSRSRSRSRDHGTGSERRPRARSGFDVLPPSTGAGPALTGPGPAPAPVPVPVPVPGPAVPPVSALAPAQSLADTSAMSPMSPGGLVQEATLLMAGNGSNFGSAQTDQPFQGIDAAMPSFPAAEIFPGAAVQQAAPDV is encoded by the exons ATGGCGGCTCTAGAGGCTGCCGCCGCCGATTCATCAGGTCCTCGGTTTGCTCCTGATGACCCAACACTCCCTGCGCCCTGGAAAGGGCTAATCGATGGCACAACGCTGTACTACTGGAACCCTGAGACAAATGTGACCCAGTACGAGAAGCCGGCCGCGGCTGCAGCTGCACCTCCCTTGCCGGTGGGTCCTCCGCCGACGACTCCTACACAGGTTCTAGAATCGGCACCAGGGGATTTTTCGCAGCCTAGCATGCAATTTGGGCAGACGGCGCACCAGGAACGTCCTGGACAGACAGGCTATCCTCAGGTTGGCCAGCTCGGGCAACAGCAACCACCGTTTCAGCACATAGTTCAACATCAATCTTCCTTTCAGCAATCACAACAGGTGCCatatcagcagcagcaggtcCCGCAGCAGCCACCTCAATACCCCAACACACATTCTCGACAAATGCCATACCAGCATGTTCCTTACATGCAACCCCAGCAACAACAGCAAGGCCCACCATATTCGTATCAGGCCAACCTGCATCCACAAATGCCGCAAACTGCCTACAATCAAGTTCAGCAGCCACAGATGCCGCAGGCTGCCTATAATCAAGGTCAGCAGCCACCGATGCCGCAACCTTCCTACAATCAAGGTCAGCAGCCACCGATGCCGCAACCTTCCTACAATCAAGGTCAGAAGCCAGCAATTCCCCAGTCAGCCTACAATCAAGGTCAGCAGCCACAAATGCAACATGGTGCTTACAATCAAGGTCAGCAGCCACCGGGAATAAGGACCCCTCAGAGTCAAGTGCAACACCCTCAGCAATCACCGAGCTTTCACCAACCTGCCCAGGCTTCACAACTGCCCCAAGTTTCTCAATCTCAAGGACTTCAAATGCCCCCTCaacaaggccaactccagcaTGGCTTGCAGTTCACCCCTCAGCATGGAAAACAGCCACATTATGGTCATGCAGGTGCCCAGCTAAGCCAAGTGTCACATGGGCAACAAGGTTCATTGTTGAAGGATGGTGACGCAGGTCAGGAAGGTAAGCAAACTGGCTTTTCATtaccacttgatcagcagcacAGTCAAGGCCCTCTTTCAAACCAGCAGTTACCTTCTAGTCATCAACATCCTGCAGCTCCTACTCAGCTAAATATACCTGGAGTTGGAGGGCCATCATATCCAGCAAAGCATCTTCTTGGTGGATCAACCCCTGCTGAGTCTAATAACATGAGTTTCATGAGCTCGCCTGCACAAATGCATCAAGGCGGAGTTGATACAAACTACCGGCAACAACTGGTTAGCAGCCATGCAGTTCCAAATCATATTGGTCCATCACCAGTTAGACCTCCAGTTGGTTTTGAGATGGGTAATAGTGAGGGTCAGTTTGAAAGAGACGAGGTTCACTCTTATGGAAGGTTTGATGGAACAAATACTCTCCAGCAGCAGCCAAAGCTCGCTGTTCTCCCACCTCCACAAAATCCACTG GACATGCGTAATGGCCCACCGTATCCTCAGCCAGACAATTTTGGTGGTGGTTATAACATGGCACCTCCACATTTAGTACCAAATTTACATAACCATGGTCCATTTCCCAGTGAAGCTTCAATGCGGCCGCCATCCAGAATGTTTGCTCCCCAAGATTTCCCGAGCATCTCCTCAGCTGATGCATATCGTCAACACCATGAAGTCACTGCCATG GGTGAGAACGTTCCTGCTCCTTTTATGACATTTGAGGCCACTGGATTCCCTCCTGAGATCCTGCAAGAG ATCCGCGCAGCTGGTTTCTTAAATCCCACTCCAATTCAAGCTCAAACATGGCCTGTTGCGCTGCAAAACCGGGACATAGTAGCTATTGCCAAGACAGGGTCTGGGAAGACTCTGGGGTACCTAATTCCTGCTTTTATACATCTTAGAAGATGCCAAAACAATCCAATATTGGGCCCTACAGTGTTGGTTTTGGCCCCTACTCGTGAGCTTGCTTCACAAATACAAGATGAAGCATTGAAGTTTGGTCGATCATCTAGAGTCTCCTGCACA TGCCTGTATGGTGGAGCTTCAAAGGGCCCCCAGTTAAGAGAACTTGAGCGTGGAGCAGATATTGTGGTAGCAACACCAGGACGTCTTAATGACATCCTAGAGATGAAGAAGATTAGCCTCCATCAAGTTTCATTACTTGTGCTTGATGAAGCTGATCGTATGCTTGATATGGGTTTTGAGCCTCAGATACGGAAGATTGTGGATGAGCTTCCTCCTAGTAGACAGACTCTGATGTACACTGCCACATGGCCAAAGGAGGTTACAAAAATAGCTGGGGATTTACTGAGAGATCCCATCCAGGTCAACATTGGCAGCATTGATGAACTTGTTGCCAACAAATCCATCACACAG TATGTGGAGGTGGTTCTGCCTTTGGACAAGCAGCGACGCCTAGAGCAGATTCTTAGAAACCAAGAAAGGGGTTCAAAAGTCATCATATTCTGCTCAACCAAAAAAATGTGCGACCAGCTTGCTCGTGGCATTGGTCGCAGTTTTGGTGCTGCAAGTATTCATGGTGATAAATCGCAGGCTGAAAGAGATCATGTTCTCAATCAGTTTCGAACTGGCAGGGCTCCAATATTAGTTGCCACAGATGTTGCTGCTCGTGGACTTGACATCAAAGATATCAG AGTGGTAATCAATTATGACTTTCCAACTGGGATAGAGGACTACGTGCATCGCATAGGGCGCACAGGAAGGGCTGGGGCAACTGGAGTCTCGTACACTTTCTTCTCTGAACAAGATTGGAAATATGCTGGTGATTTGGTGAAAGTCTTGGAAGGTGCTAACCAGCAGGTCCCTCCACAGCTGTTAGATATGGCTGCACGAGGTGCGCCTGGAGGTCCAAGAAACCAGGCTTCTGGAATGAGCCGCTGggatggtgctggtggtggtcgTTTTGAACCTGGTGCTGGTGGCCCTGTTAATTATGGTGGAATCAGGGAGGGCCCTGGGCGCTTTGGCGGTCGGGAGAGCACTGGTGGGTTTGGTGGCCGGGATGGCCCTGATGGCTTTGGTGGCCGGGAGGGTCCTGGTGGCTTCGGTGGCAGGAAGGGTCCAGGTGGCTTTGGTGGACGGGAGGGTCCTGGGTCCAGTGGTTTTGGAGGAAGAGGGGCCCGAGGATCTGGTGGTTTTGGCGGGAGAGGTGGAGCAAGCCCTGGTGGCTTTGGTGGTCGTGGTGGCAGGGGTGATTCTCCTGGTTTTGGTGGGCGTGGCAGGGGTGATTTCTCTGGTTCTGGTGGACGTGGCAGGGGTGATTCTCCCGGTTTTGGTGGACGAGGTCGGGGAGATTTCTCTGGTGGACGTGGTGGGAGGGGGCGTGGATTTGGTGGGAGGGGACGTTCTGACCGAGGCCCACATGATCGGTACGTCTCAGATGGACGGGGAAGATTTGATGGCCGTAGAGGATTTGGCGACAAGGGTAGGGATAGGAGCTACAGCCGTAGCCCAGATAGAGGCCGGTCGCGAGGCTATGACAGAAGAAGTGATAGTAGGAGCCTGAGTAGGAGCAGAAGCTGCAGCAGGAGCTGGTCACGTAGCAGGAGTCGCAGCAGCAGCCGGAGTcgcagcaggagcaggagccgTGACCATGGCACGGGATCGGAACGCAGGCCCCGGGCAAGATCCGGTTTTGATGTGCTTCCACCTTCGACTGGAGCAGGACCTGCTTTAACTGGACCCGGACCTGCCCCTGCCCCTGTGCCTGTACCTGTACCTGTACCAGGACCAGCCGTGCCTCCTGTTTCTGCACTTGCACCTGCACAATCACTTGCCGATACATCAGCAATGTCGCCAATGTCGCCGGGTGGCCTGGTCCAGGAGGCTACACTGTTAATGGCGGGGAACGGCAGCAACTTTGGCAGTGCACAGACGGACCAACCTTTCCAAGGGATTGACGCCGCAATGCCCAGTTTTCCTGCAGCCGAAATATTCCCTGGTGCGGCAGTTCAGCAGGCAGCACCTGATGTATAA
- the LOC133900912 gene encoding DEAD-box ATP-dependent RNA helicase 40-like isoform X2: MAALEAAAADSSGPRFAPDDPTLPAPWKGLIDGTTLYYWNPETNVTQYEKPAAAAAAPPLPVGPPPTTPTQVLESAPGDFSQPSMQFGQTAHQERPGQTGYPQVGQLGQQQPPFQHIVQHQSSFQQSQQVPYQQQQVPQQPPQYPNTHSRQMPYQHVPYMQPQQQQQGPPYSYQANLHPQMPQTAYNQVQQPQMPQAAYNQGQQPPMPQPSYNQGQQPPMPQPSYNQGQKPAIPQSAYNQGQQPQMQHGAYNQGQQPPGIRTPQSQVQHPQQSPSFHQPAQASQLPQVSQSQGLQMPPQQGQLQHGLQFTPQHGKQPHYGHAGAQLSQVSHGQQGSLLKDGDAGQEAPTQLNIPGVGGPSYPAKHLLGGSTPAESNNMSFMSSPAQMHQGGVDTNYRQQLVSSHAVPNHIGPSPVRPPVGFEMGNSEGQFERDEVHSYGRFDGTNTLQQQPKLAVLPPPQNPLDMRNGPPYPQPDNFGGGYNMAPPHLVPNLHNHGPFPSEASMRPPSRMFAPQDFPSISSADAYRQHHEVTAMGENVPAPFMTFEATGFPPEILQEIRAAGFLNPTPIQAQTWPVALQNRDIVAIAKTGSGKTLGYLIPAFIHLRRCQNNPILGPTVLVLAPTRELASQIQDEALKFGRSSRVSCTCLYGGASKGPQLRELERGADIVVATPGRLNDILEMKKISLHQVSLLVLDEADRMLDMGFEPQIRKIVDELPPSRQTLMYTATWPKEVTKIAGDLLRDPIQVNIGSIDELVANKSITQYVEVVLPLDKQRRLEQILRNQERGSKVIIFCSTKKMCDQLARGIGRSFGAASIHGDKSQAERDHVLNQFRTGRAPILVATDVAARGLDIKDIRVVINYDFPTGIEDYVHRIGRTGRAGATGVSYTFFSEQDWKYAGDLVKVLEGANQQVPPQLLDMAARGAPGGPRNQASGMSRWDGAGGGRFEPGAGGPVNYGGIREGPGRFGGRESTGGFGGRDGPDGFGGREGPGGFGGRKGPGGFGGREGPGSSGFGGRGARGSGGFGGRGGASPGGFGGRGGRGDSPGFGGRGRGDFSGSGGRGRGDSPGFGGRGRGDFSGGRGGRGRGFGGRGRSDRGPHDRYVSDGRGRFDGRRGFGDKGRDRSYSRSPDRGRSRGYDRRSDSRSLSRSRSCSRSWSRSRSRSSSRSRSRSRSRDHGTGSERRPRARSGFDVLPPSTGAGPALTGPGPAPAPVPVPVPVPGPAVPPVSALAPAQSLADTSAMSPMSPGGLVQEATLLMAGNGSNFGSAQTDQPFQGIDAAMPSFPAAEIFPGAAVQQAAPDV, from the exons ATGGCGGCTCTAGAGGCTGCCGCCGCCGATTCATCAGGTCCTCGGTTTGCTCCTGATGACCCAACACTCCCTGCGCCCTGGAAAGGGCTAATCGATGGCACAACGCTGTACTACTGGAACCCTGAGACAAATGTGACCCAGTACGAGAAGCCGGCCGCGGCTGCAGCTGCACCTCCCTTGCCGGTGGGTCCTCCGCCGACGACTCCTACACAGGTTCTAGAATCGGCACCAGGGGATTTTTCGCAGCCTAGCATGCAATTTGGGCAGACGGCGCACCAGGAACGTCCTGGACAGACAGGCTATCCTCAGGTTGGCCAGCTCGGGCAACAGCAACCACCGTTTCAGCACATAGTTCAACATCAATCTTCCTTTCAGCAATCACAACAGGTGCCatatcagcagcagcaggtcCCGCAGCAGCCACCTCAATACCCCAACACACATTCTCGACAAATGCCATACCAGCATGTTCCTTACATGCAACCCCAGCAACAACAGCAAGGCCCACCATATTCGTATCAGGCCAACCTGCATCCACAAATGCCGCAAACTGCCTACAATCAAGTTCAGCAGCCACAGATGCCGCAGGCTGCCTATAATCAAGGTCAGCAGCCACCGATGCCGCAACCTTCCTACAATCAAGGTCAGCAGCCACCGATGCCGCAACCTTCCTACAATCAAGGTCAGAAGCCAGCAATTCCCCAGTCAGCCTACAATCAAGGTCAGCAGCCACAAATGCAACATGGTGCTTACAATCAAGGTCAGCAGCCACCGGGAATAAGGACCCCTCAGAGTCAAGTGCAACACCCTCAGCAATCACCGAGCTTTCACCAACCTGCCCAGGCTTCACAACTGCCCCAAGTTTCTCAATCTCAAGGACTTCAAATGCCCCCTCaacaaggccaactccagcaTGGCTTGCAGTTCACCCCTCAGCATGGAAAACAGCCACATTATGGTCATGCAGGTGCCCAGCTAAGCCAAGTGTCACATGGGCAACAAGGTTCATTGTTGAAGGATGGTGACGCAGGTCAGGAAG CTCCTACTCAGCTAAATATACCTGGAGTTGGAGGGCCATCATATCCAGCAAAGCATCTTCTTGGTGGATCAACCCCTGCTGAGTCTAATAACATGAGTTTCATGAGCTCGCCTGCACAAATGCATCAAGGCGGAGTTGATACAAACTACCGGCAACAACTGGTTAGCAGCCATGCAGTTCCAAATCATATTGGTCCATCACCAGTTAGACCTCCAGTTGGTTTTGAGATGGGTAATAGTGAGGGTCAGTTTGAAAGAGACGAGGTTCACTCTTATGGAAGGTTTGATGGAACAAATACTCTCCAGCAGCAGCCAAAGCTCGCTGTTCTCCCACCTCCACAAAATCCACTG GACATGCGTAATGGCCCACCGTATCCTCAGCCAGACAATTTTGGTGGTGGTTATAACATGGCACCTCCACATTTAGTACCAAATTTACATAACCATGGTCCATTTCCCAGTGAAGCTTCAATGCGGCCGCCATCCAGAATGTTTGCTCCCCAAGATTTCCCGAGCATCTCCTCAGCTGATGCATATCGTCAACACCATGAAGTCACTGCCATG GGTGAGAACGTTCCTGCTCCTTTTATGACATTTGAGGCCACTGGATTCCCTCCTGAGATCCTGCAAGAG ATCCGCGCAGCTGGTTTCTTAAATCCCACTCCAATTCAAGCTCAAACATGGCCTGTTGCGCTGCAAAACCGGGACATAGTAGCTATTGCCAAGACAGGGTCTGGGAAGACTCTGGGGTACCTAATTCCTGCTTTTATACATCTTAGAAGATGCCAAAACAATCCAATATTGGGCCCTACAGTGTTGGTTTTGGCCCCTACTCGTGAGCTTGCTTCACAAATACAAGATGAAGCATTGAAGTTTGGTCGATCATCTAGAGTCTCCTGCACA TGCCTGTATGGTGGAGCTTCAAAGGGCCCCCAGTTAAGAGAACTTGAGCGTGGAGCAGATATTGTGGTAGCAACACCAGGACGTCTTAATGACATCCTAGAGATGAAGAAGATTAGCCTCCATCAAGTTTCATTACTTGTGCTTGATGAAGCTGATCGTATGCTTGATATGGGTTTTGAGCCTCAGATACGGAAGATTGTGGATGAGCTTCCTCCTAGTAGACAGACTCTGATGTACACTGCCACATGGCCAAAGGAGGTTACAAAAATAGCTGGGGATTTACTGAGAGATCCCATCCAGGTCAACATTGGCAGCATTGATGAACTTGTTGCCAACAAATCCATCACACAG TATGTGGAGGTGGTTCTGCCTTTGGACAAGCAGCGACGCCTAGAGCAGATTCTTAGAAACCAAGAAAGGGGTTCAAAAGTCATCATATTCTGCTCAACCAAAAAAATGTGCGACCAGCTTGCTCGTGGCATTGGTCGCAGTTTTGGTGCTGCAAGTATTCATGGTGATAAATCGCAGGCTGAAAGAGATCATGTTCTCAATCAGTTTCGAACTGGCAGGGCTCCAATATTAGTTGCCACAGATGTTGCTGCTCGTGGACTTGACATCAAAGATATCAG AGTGGTAATCAATTATGACTTTCCAACTGGGATAGAGGACTACGTGCATCGCATAGGGCGCACAGGAAGGGCTGGGGCAACTGGAGTCTCGTACACTTTCTTCTCTGAACAAGATTGGAAATATGCTGGTGATTTGGTGAAAGTCTTGGAAGGTGCTAACCAGCAGGTCCCTCCACAGCTGTTAGATATGGCTGCACGAGGTGCGCCTGGAGGTCCAAGAAACCAGGCTTCTGGAATGAGCCGCTGggatggtgctggtggtggtcgTTTTGAACCTGGTGCTGGTGGCCCTGTTAATTATGGTGGAATCAGGGAGGGCCCTGGGCGCTTTGGCGGTCGGGAGAGCACTGGTGGGTTTGGTGGCCGGGATGGCCCTGATGGCTTTGGTGGCCGGGAGGGTCCTGGTGGCTTCGGTGGCAGGAAGGGTCCAGGTGGCTTTGGTGGACGGGAGGGTCCTGGGTCCAGTGGTTTTGGAGGAAGAGGGGCCCGAGGATCTGGTGGTTTTGGCGGGAGAGGTGGAGCAAGCCCTGGTGGCTTTGGTGGTCGTGGTGGCAGGGGTGATTCTCCTGGTTTTGGTGGGCGTGGCAGGGGTGATTTCTCTGGTTCTGGTGGACGTGGCAGGGGTGATTCTCCCGGTTTTGGTGGACGAGGTCGGGGAGATTTCTCTGGTGGACGTGGTGGGAGGGGGCGTGGATTTGGTGGGAGGGGACGTTCTGACCGAGGCCCACATGATCGGTACGTCTCAGATGGACGGGGAAGATTTGATGGCCGTAGAGGATTTGGCGACAAGGGTAGGGATAGGAGCTACAGCCGTAGCCCAGATAGAGGCCGGTCGCGAGGCTATGACAGAAGAAGTGATAGTAGGAGCCTGAGTAGGAGCAGAAGCTGCAGCAGGAGCTGGTCACGTAGCAGGAGTCGCAGCAGCAGCCGGAGTcgcagcaggagcaggagccgTGACCATGGCACGGGATCGGAACGCAGGCCCCGGGCAAGATCCGGTTTTGATGTGCTTCCACCTTCGACTGGAGCAGGACCTGCTTTAACTGGACCCGGACCTGCCCCTGCCCCTGTGCCTGTACCTGTACCTGTACCAGGACCAGCCGTGCCTCCTGTTTCTGCACTTGCACCTGCACAATCACTTGCCGATACATCAGCAATGTCGCCAATGTCGCCGGGTGGCCTGGTCCAGGAGGCTACACTGTTAATGGCGGGGAACGGCAGCAACTTTGGCAGTGCACAGACGGACCAACCTTTCCAAGGGATTGACGCCGCAATGCCCAGTTTTCCTGCAGCCGAAATATTCCCTGGTGCGGCAGTTCAGCAGGCAGCACCTGATGTATAA
- the LOC133900862 gene encoding putative disease resistance protein RGA3, which produces MVPENFRGASAPLPISGGATSISGVQRLRGWCRHLDISNYWQSIRSWLANAYTVARSYRDWSYQVVGIEVNKKDGIGLDFPLLTIDGKSLRKRIENIEHIAIDSKKSDLLLNQRSSSNELSDKESRSKQKDFDHQLSGIKGDVFGREKERERICSMLRKGTDASRTSRPYSVVGIYGISGYGKSTLAQYVCDHEKDHEDKYFDPVIFIQVSKTFQLDDILLDMLKQMTQDRPSQDQTSDNEKEKLRDTKSLCNELKEKLKGRRFLLVLDDLWVNKDNEKERRILLRTLDAGESGSGILVTAQREEAVIALGAQEPIKISDLEADEYFSMFMHYAGKSGDLEYGRIGREIAEKLHKSPIAAETVARRLGMNPDIEFWRTTANLDVLNETIGALWWSYQQLGADIRRCFEYCSTFPRGHKLKPCKLVRMWIAQGFVKTNSNATEDTEDLGQSYIHELRNCSFLQVERTGYLTIHDMLHELAERVAGSHFFRIDVNGSTEVIPPDVRHLFIETYNRAEITEKILELENLRTLIIEEKYKSFEDMLGIPLGDVEEGHDLIKEKVFEGMFKKLRKLRVLTVRVKTNKDLVFSVPESIGQMKHLRYLSFDAVHYNVYVDLVFPSTLSKLYHMQIIDVPFCKLSREDLSNLTHLRQIPGDIPSIGNLTSLHTKSFFRTRKEPAGYELKQLKHLNKLRGILRIKGLETVESKEEALEANVSGKKLITTLVLFFDVLAEYSEEEKVVQAQVLEGLCPPNQLEYLCISD; this is translated from the exons ATGGTACCGGAGAATTTCAGAGGTGCCAGTGCGCCACTACCGATTTCCGGCGGCGCAACCTCCATTTCCGGAGTCCAGAGGCTCCGTGGCTGGTGCAGGCACCTCGACATCAGTAACTATTGGCAATCCATACGCAGCTGGTTAGCCAATGCGTATACGGTTGCCCGTTCTTACCGGGACTGGTCATATCAAGTGGTTGGCATCGAAGTTAACAAG AAGGACGGCATTGGATTAGATTTTCCCCTGCTTACTATTGATGGAAAGAGCTTGAGGAAAAGAATAGAGAACATAGAACATATTGCCATTGACTCGAAGAAATCAGATCTATTATTGAATCAGCGAAGCAGCAGCAACGAACTTTCTGACAAGGAAAGCCGCAGCAAACAGAAGGATTTTGACCATCAGCTCAGCGGGATTAAAGGGGACGTATTTGGTCGGGAGAAGGAGCGTGAGCGTATATGTAGTATGCTTCGTAAGGGCACAGATGCTTCCCGTACCAGTAGACCATATTCTGTGGTTGGCATATATGGCATTTCAGGTTACGGGAAGAGTACCCTGGCGCAATATGTTTGTGACCATGAAAAAGATCACGAAGACAAATATTTTGACCCTGTCATCTTCATTCAAGTGTCTAAGACTTTCCAACTGGATGATATATTGCTTGATATGTTGAAGCAGATGACGCAAGACCGGCCCTCGCAAGACCAGACCTCCGataatgaaaaggaaaaattgcGTGATACCAAAAGTCTATGCAATGAGTTGAAGGAAAAATTGAAAGGCAGACGTTTTTTGTTAGTACTGGATGATCTCTGGGTCAATAAGGATAATGAAAAGGAACGGCGCATTCTACTTCGCACACTCGATGCTGGGGAGAGTGGAAGCGGAATCCTGGTGACAGctcaaagagaagaagcagtTATAGCTCTAGGTGCTCAGGAACCTATTAAAATATCTGATTTGGAAGCAGATGAGTACTTTTCAATGTTCATGCACTATGCAGGCAAAAGTGGTGATTTGGAATATGGAAGGATTGGGAGAGAGATTGCGGAAAAGCTTCACAAATCGCCTATTGCAGCAGAGACAGTGGCAAGACGGCTTGGGATGAACCCAGATATCGAGTTCTGGAGAACAACAGCGAACCTTGACGTGTTGAATGAGACCATTGGAGCTCTTTGGTGGAGCTATCAGCAACTTGGTGCGGACATCAGGCGATGCTTTGAATACTGCAGCACTTTCCCCAGAGGACACAAGTTGAAACCATGTAAGTTGGTTCGCATGTGGATAGCCCAAGGGTTTGTAAAGACAAATAGTAATGCAACAGAGGACACGGAAGATTTAGGTCAGTCCTACATTCACGAGTTACGGAATTGCTCATTTCTGCAAGTAGAAAGAACAGGTTATCTTACAATTCATGATATGCTGCACGAGTTAGCAGAGAGGGTTGCTGGAAGTCACTTTTTTAGGATTGATGTGAATGGCTCGACAGAAGTTATTCCACCAGATGTTCGCCACCTTTTCATTGAGACCTATAATAGAGCAGAGATCACGGAGAAAATTTTGGAATTGGAAAATCTGCGCACTTTGATCATTGAGGAGAAGTACAAGTCGTTTGAGGATATGCTTGGTATACCACTAGGGGACGTCGAGGAAGGGCACGACCTGATTAAGGAAAAAGTCTTTGAGGGTATGTTCAAGAAGCTGAGGAAACTGCGGGTGCTGACAGTACGAGTAAAAACCAACAAAGATCTAGTGTTCTCAGTCCCAGAATCAATTGGCCAGATGAAGCATCTACGTTATCTTAGTTTTGATGCGGTCCATTACAACGTCTACGTGGATCTGGTATTTCCAAGCACATTGAGCAAGCTTTATCATATGCAGATCATCGATGTTCCATTTTGCAAACTATCCCGTGAAGATCTGAGTAACCTCACCCATTTGCGGCAAATCCCTGGAGATATTCCCAGCATTGGCAACCTGACGTCACTCCACACGAAATCATTCTTCAGAACAAGGAAGGAACCAGCTGGGTACGAGTTGAAACAGCTGAAGCACCTGAACAAGCTTCGAGGCATCCTGCGTATCAAAGGTCTTGAAACTGTTGAAAGCAAAGAGGAGGCTCTTGAAGCCAACGTATCTGGCAAGAAGCTGATCACAACACTGGTACTGTTCTTTGACGTTTTAGCAGAGTACTCGGAAGAAGAAAAAGTCGTCCAAGCACAGGTTCTCGAGGGCCTTTGCCCACCGAACCAGCTTGAGTACCTGTGTATCTCGGACTAG